The sequence AGGAATTTCTTTTTTTAATTGGTTGCACCAGTTTTCTAGTCTTTCATCTGTCATATCAGACTCGCTATCCTCATCCAATGGAAGACCACAAAATAAATCTCCAATTAAACTTTTAGACTCCTCGAATGTGTAGTTTGATTTACTTACGTATCCAACCATTTCAGCGCCAGACTTAACAAAATAAGAATGGAGCTCTTCCATTGCATCACAAAAGTTTTCGGTGTAGGTAGATGAATCCCCCAAACCAAATAGGGCTACTTTTGTTCCGTTTAAATTAAGCTCTCCAATTTCTTCTAGCATTGAATCCCATGCTGTACCCGACCTTTCGCTGTCTGCACCAGTGTTCCATGTCGGAATCCCGCATATAATTCCCTCATAGGATGTAAATTCTAATAGGTCTGAAACGTCAGCTAAATCTTTTGGTGCCTCTGCAGAAGGAAGAAAACTGTGAAGCCGCTCAGCTATATCTTCTGTTTTACCAG comes from Prochlorococcus sp. MIT 1307 and encodes:
- the fldA gene encoding flavodoxin FldA, which encodes MAVGIYFATTTGKTEDIAERLHSFLPSAEAPKDLADVSDLLEFTSYEGIICGIPTWNTGADSERSGTAWDSMLEEIGELNLNGTKVALFGLGDSSTYTENFCDAMEELHSYFVKSGAEMVGYVSKSNYTFEESKSLIGDLFCGLPLDEDSESDMTDERLENWCNQLKKEIPSL